A region of Salinibacter sp. 10B DNA encodes the following proteins:
- a CDS encoding spore maturation protein produces the protein MLETIRSTVSILSYFVLPSLIVGFPLYGLIKGVPVYEVFVEGAKEGFDVAVTIIPYLIAILFAIGMFRASGAMDFLVNALDPVLSIIGIPAEVLPMGIVRPLTGSGSAGIVADMINQYGEDSLIVKMAATMFGSTETTFYVIAVYFGAVNIRDTRHAVPAGLFADFVGFLASVYVVQLLFG, from the coding sequence ATGCTTGAAACGATCCGCTCGACCGTCAGCATCCTCTCCTACTTCGTTCTACCGAGCCTGATTGTCGGCTTTCCGCTCTACGGCCTCATCAAAGGCGTTCCGGTCTACGAGGTATTTGTGGAAGGAGCAAAGGAAGGATTCGACGTGGCCGTGACGATCATCCCGTACCTCATCGCGATCCTCTTCGCCATCGGCATGTTTCGAGCCTCCGGTGCCATGGACTTCCTCGTCAATGCGCTCGACCCGGTCTTGAGCATCATCGGCATCCCCGCCGAGGTCCTTCCCATGGGCATCGTACGCCCACTCACGGGCTCCGGCTCGGCCGGCATTGTCGCCGACATGATCAATCAGTACGGGGAAGACTCGTTGATCGTCAAAATGGCCGCCACCATGTTCGGCTCCACGGAAACCACGTTCTACGTGATTGCAGTCTACTTCGGTGCCGTCAACATTCGCGACACACGACACGCCGTGCCCGCCGGGTTGTTTGCCGACTTCGTCGGCTTTCTGGCATCGGTGTACGTGGTGCAGCTGCTGTTCGGATAG
- the hemH gene encoding ferrochelatase, giving the protein MTPLDFLRRYEFDDRGMRGGYYPSAPLEVEEGDRVGVVLMNHGGPETLDDVEPFLYNLLMDPALLDLPVGGYLRRWVCRALAWYRADAVKDDYELIGGGSPLTRLTQEQAQDLETHLNDHFGDPTGIDFRTYAAMRYWHPFSEEAAAQMEADGVDQVVLLPLYPQYAMSTSGSSLAYWHALDEADEIPSWPTTSVVEYAANPKYVQALSERIDEGLQRFARNRREDVQLLFSAHGIPMRDRNRREDPYCCLVHTTVEEVMNHRGRDRPYHTAFQSKIGLTRWLTPTTPDKLNDLAQDGADAILVVPVTFVTDHVETSYDLDIRVREQAEAAGITHYEVTSGLNTHPLFIEALGEAAVAQLELPVDVDQLRIGGDGLSQDYPLRPLEERPLYTPDQHETRCPHCDGNPKARRWTEEDGSDQRPVQTEPEERVASESSQSPAASS; this is encoded by the coding sequence ATGACTCCCTTAGACTTTTTGCGCCGGTACGAATTCGATGACCGGGGCATGCGCGGTGGCTACTATCCGTCGGCCCCGCTTGAGGTTGAGGAGGGGGACCGCGTGGGCGTCGTTTTGATGAACCATGGAGGGCCGGAGACCCTTGACGACGTCGAGCCGTTTCTCTACAACCTGCTCATGGACCCAGCCCTTCTGGACCTTCCTGTAGGAGGGTACCTGCGTCGATGGGTGTGCCGGGCCCTTGCCTGGTATCGGGCCGATGCCGTCAAGGACGATTATGAATTGATTGGCGGGGGCTCTCCCCTTACCCGACTGACCCAGGAGCAGGCACAGGACCTGGAGACCCACCTGAATGACCATTTTGGCGATCCCACCGGGATCGACTTTCGTACCTATGCAGCGATGCGGTATTGGCACCCCTTCAGCGAAGAGGCCGCTGCCCAGATGGAGGCGGATGGTGTCGATCAGGTGGTGCTGTTGCCCCTCTATCCGCAGTACGCAATGTCGACCAGCGGCTCGTCGCTTGCCTACTGGCACGCGCTCGATGAGGCAGACGAAATTCCGTCGTGGCCGACGACGTCGGTCGTTGAGTACGCGGCAAACCCGAAGTATGTGCAGGCCCTGTCCGAACGTATCGACGAAGGACTGCAGCGCTTTGCCCGTAATCGACGAGAAGACGTACAGCTTCTCTTCAGTGCGCACGGCATTCCGATGCGCGACCGCAACCGGCGGGAGGATCCGTACTGCTGTCTCGTTCACACCACCGTGGAGGAGGTCATGAACCATCGGGGGCGCGACCGGCCCTATCATACGGCGTTCCAGAGCAAGATTGGGCTTACGCGTTGGCTCACCCCCACGACTCCCGATAAGCTGAACGATCTTGCCCAGGACGGGGCGGATGCGATTCTCGTAGTGCCTGTGACGTTCGTGACGGATCACGTGGAGACCAGCTATGACCTTGACATTCGGGTGCGAGAGCAGGCCGAGGCGGCCGGAATCACGCACTACGAGGTCACGTCTGGGCTGAACACCCATCCGCTCTTCATTGAGGCCCTCGGCGAGGCCGCGGTGGCTCAGTTGGAACTGCCCGTCGACGTGGATCAGCTCCGCATTGGCGGCGATGGCCTTTCGCAGGACTATCCGCTTCGGCCTCTGGAGGAACGGCCGCTGTACACGCCTGATCAGCACGAGACGCGGTGCCCGCACTGTGACGGAAATCCGAAGGCCCGGCGTTGGACGGAGGAGGACGGATCGGACCAGCGTCCCGTCCAGACGGAGCCGGAGGAGCGCGTGGCGTCGGAATCGTCCCAGTCGCCTGCGGCGTCGTCCTGA
- a CDS encoding adenylate/guanylate cyclase domain-containing protein — MALEIVLPMLAIAVSATIGAWFYYRRTRTLRRRLSEANRELEQLQRTFNRFAPARVVDDILEKRSLDIAETREVTILFADLRGFTAISEQLEADDLVRLLNKYFQRMDRAVDEHSGFISKFIGDGLLVLFGALHHNPWQSTDAVKAALKMQRQVRALNEALDAPDLPDLSLSIGIHRGPVVAGIVGSFEVKEFTVVGRHVNLASRVEELTRRHGADILITDAVKDDLDPSIALTEQPPEPVKGVRQPVITYAVNPQTVD; from the coding sequence ATGGCTCTTGAAATCGTTCTTCCTATGCTCGCCATCGCGGTGAGCGCAACCATCGGCGCCTGGTTCTACTACCGGCGCACCCGCACCCTCCGCCGGCGCCTCTCTGAGGCAAACCGAGAGCTCGAACAACTCCAGCGCACCTTCAACCGGTTCGCCCCCGCCCGGGTGGTGGACGACATCCTGGAAAAGCGCTCCCTCGACATTGCCGAGACGCGGGAGGTCACGATCCTCTTCGCCGACCTCCGCGGTTTTACAGCCATCAGCGAGCAACTGGAGGCAGACGATCTCGTGCGCCTGCTGAACAAGTACTTTCAGCGCATGGACCGGGCGGTCGACGAGCACAGCGGGTTCATCTCGAAGTTCATCGGCGACGGGCTGCTGGTCTTGTTCGGCGCGTTGCACCACAATCCGTGGCAGTCCACCGACGCCGTGAAGGCCGCCCTCAAGATGCAGCGGCAGGTTCGCGCCCTCAACGAGGCCCTCGATGCCCCCGACCTTCCGGACCTTTCGCTGAGCATCGGGATCCACCGCGGCCCCGTGGTGGCCGGCATCGTGGGGAGCTTCGAGGTGAAGGAGTTTACCGTCGTGGGACGGCATGTAAATCTCGCCTCTCGCGTGGAGGAACTCACACGCCGACACGGGGCCGACATTCTGATCACGGATGCCGTGAAGGACGACCTTGATCCGTCGATCGCGCTTACGGAGCAACCGCCCGAGCCGGTAAAGGGGGTCCGGCAGCCGGTGATTACGTACGCTGTAAATCCACAAACGGTGGACTGA
- a CDS encoding RNA pseudouridine synthase — MTLLYKDAQLLVVQKPSGLLAQPTRTGDVDVLTLGKRHLREQGESDPFLGLVHRLDRPTSGIMVLARTSAAARALSRQFRERTVQKTYLAVVEGTLRGIGSWTDYIAKINRQPQIVSPDHPEGKRAVLDWQTLHTESDRTLLRLQLKTGRPHQIRLQAAERNHPVVGDERYGAETLWRTGEIVLHHAILRLDHPEHPRRETFVAPVPDVWSSVLTEDMRAAIDRLFLQARPRE, encoded by the coding sequence ATGACTTTATTGTACAAAGATGCACAGTTGTTGGTTGTCCAGAAGCCGTCGGGGCTTCTCGCACAGCCAACTCGAACGGGAGATGTCGACGTTTTGACGCTTGGGAAACGTCATCTTCGGGAGCAGGGGGAGAGCGATCCCTTTCTTGGACTCGTGCATCGGCTCGACCGGCCCACGTCGGGCATCATGGTTCTTGCGCGCACCTCGGCAGCGGCCCGCGCGCTGAGCAGACAATTCCGGGAGCGGACGGTGCAGAAGACCTACCTGGCGGTAGTAGAGGGGACGCTTCGCGGCATTGGGTCGTGGACGGACTACATTGCGAAGATCAACCGTCAGCCGCAGATCGTGTCTCCGGACCACCCGGAGGGCAAGCGAGCCGTGCTCGACTGGCAGACCCTTCACACTGAATCCGACCGCACGCTGCTGCGTCTTCAACTGAAAACCGGGCGACCGCACCAGATTCGTCTCCAGGCCGCCGAGCGCAATCACCCTGTCGTAGGGGATGAACGGTACGGAGCCGAAACGTTATGGCGAACGGGCGAGATTGTGCTCCATCACGCCATTCTGCGTCTCGATCATCCGGAGCATCCGCGTCGAGAAACGTTCGTTGCGCCCGTCCCCGACGTCTGGTCGTCGGTGCTGACCGAAGACATGCGGGCCGCTATCGATCGCCTATTTCTCCAGGCGCGGCCCCGCGAGTGA
- a CDS encoding nucleoside recognition domain-containing protein has product MLNYIWSGLIIFSMVFALAVDTQELVENRFRNDTPLPVVVEFPDGYAPDARRQPVTIRIDTSTYKQFFGVSQTPQSSYSGTLLQTQEGRQLQFHSDASLPDPLTTIQSFHASDENKALRGTLQAHSSLMVGTSRLETAVQFEPVRFRKLNDIAQAALNFAETAASLALGLIGILGLMLGLVKIGEEAGLVHALADFVRPLLSPLFPNVPEGHPALANVTLNLLANVFGLGNAATPLGIKAMEDLQDLNPDDDTASDDMVMLLALNTSSVQLVPPSLLVAIMGLQINQLIFSITLATFFSTIAGILGAYGFSKLPWFRVSAPHRNQEEMSSPSEDPSPPPDS; this is encoded by the coding sequence ATGCTCAATTACATCTGGTCCGGGCTTATCATCTTCAGCATGGTGTTCGCCCTCGCGGTGGACACGCAGGAGTTGGTCGAGAACCGATTCCGCAATGACACGCCCTTACCCGTCGTCGTTGAATTTCCGGACGGCTACGCTCCGGATGCCCGTCGACAGCCGGTGACAATCCGCATCGATACGTCGACCTACAAGCAGTTCTTTGGCGTTTCCCAAACGCCGCAGTCCTCCTACAGCGGCACGCTGCTGCAAACGCAGGAAGGTCGCCAGCTCCAGTTTCATTCAGACGCGTCCCTTCCTGACCCACTAACAACGATTCAGTCCTTCCACGCAAGCGACGAAAACAAGGCCCTGCGTGGAACGCTGCAGGCACACTCCTCGCTCATGGTGGGCACGTCGCGGCTCGAAACGGCGGTGCAGTTCGAACCGGTCCGCTTCCGAAAACTGAACGATATTGCTCAAGCGGCGCTCAACTTTGCCGAAACGGCAGCCTCGCTGGCCCTGGGCCTCATCGGCATCCTCGGGCTGATGCTTGGACTCGTCAAAATTGGGGAAGAGGCCGGGCTCGTCCACGCCCTCGCGGACTTCGTCCGTCCGCTGCTGAGCCCTCTTTTCCCGAACGTGCCGGAAGGCCATCCAGCCCTCGCCAACGTCACCCTGAACCTGCTTGCCAACGTCTTTGGGCTCGGCAATGCTGCTACGCCCTTGGGGATTAAGGCCATGGAAGACCTGCAGGACCTGAATCCGGACGACGATACGGCGTCTGACGACATGGTGATGCTGCTGGCCCTCAATACCTCCAGCGTCCAGCTAGTCCCCCCCTCCCTTCTTGTGGCTATCATGGGTCTTCAGATCAACCAGCTCATCTTCTCCATTACCCTCGCCACCTTCTTCTCGACCATAGCAGGCATCCTCGGCGCCTATGGCTTCAGCAAGCTGCCGTGGTTCCGCGTCTCGGCCCCTCACCGCAACCAGGAAGAGATGTCTTCTCCCTCCGAAGATCCCTCTCCCCCTCCAGACTCCTAA
- the hemF gene encoding oxygen-dependent coproporphyrinogen oxidase — MGDSFDRVDTLRDEPREDIPMAHRMKRFVEALQIRITKKMEALEDSTSFTVDRWEREEGGGGITAVIEDGEVFEKAGVNTSAVHGPLPDRMAEAFEVDAKPFFATGLSLVIHPRSPYVPTVHANFRYFALGEDLLAPEDQWFGGGADLTPYYPRLEDAQHFHRVWKEVCDRHDGVADYEAFKQECDDYFYVDHRNEARGVGGIFYDYLRDDPEGTFFFTREAGRSFLRSYLPIVERRRTEEWGERERRFQLIRRGRYVEFNLVYDRGTKFGLETDGRTESILMSLPPHVQWTYDYQPESGSPEARALWYFEPRDWLELSAADVPDGTE, encoded by the coding sequence ATGGGCGACAGCTTTGATCGTGTTGACACCCTCCGTGATGAGCCACGCGAGGATATCCCCATGGCCCATCGCATGAAGCGGTTTGTTGAAGCGCTCCAGATTCGCATTACCAAGAAGATGGAGGCCCTGGAGGACTCGACTTCGTTTACAGTCGACCGATGGGAGCGTGAGGAGGGAGGGGGTGGTATTACGGCGGTCATTGAGGACGGAGAGGTCTTCGAGAAGGCGGGCGTGAACACGTCTGCTGTACACGGCCCACTTCCAGACCGAATGGCAGAGGCCTTTGAGGTTGATGCGAAGCCCTTCTTTGCAACCGGTCTGTCGCTCGTGATTCACCCCCGGTCGCCGTATGTGCCCACCGTGCACGCGAACTTTCGCTACTTCGCCCTCGGAGAGGATCTGTTGGCCCCCGAAGATCAGTGGTTCGGCGGTGGGGCCGACCTCACGCCGTATTATCCCCGCCTCGAAGATGCGCAGCACTTTCACCGCGTGTGGAAGGAGGTCTGTGATCGCCATGACGGAGTGGCCGACTATGAGGCCTTCAAACAGGAGTGCGACGATTACTTCTACGTCGATCATCGAAATGAAGCGCGAGGCGTCGGGGGCATCTTCTACGACTACCTGCGCGACGATCCGGAGGGCACGTTCTTCTTTACGCGGGAAGCCGGACGCTCCTTTCTCCGGTCGTACCTGCCCATCGTAGAGCGTCGGAGGACAGAAGAGTGGGGAGAGCGTGAGCGTCGGTTTCAACTCATCCGACGGGGGCGATACGTTGAATTTAATTTGGTCTATGATCGGGGGACGAAATTCGGCCTTGAAACGGACGGGCGCACGGAGAGCATTCTCATGAGCTTGCCGCCGCATGTGCAGTGGACGTACGATTACCAGCCGGAGTCAGGCTCCCCGGAGGCCCGAGCGCTCTGGTATTTCGAACCGCGAGATTGGTTGGAACTTTCGGCCGCCGACGTTCCCGACGGGACGGAATAA
- a CDS encoding type 1 glutamine amidotransferase has product MAPRIGITTSYDEGTQSLDRRYITAVERAGGQPLPLPMGEAETSYAGLVEVLNGLVVIGGPAVTEGLVGTLPDELGTLGSVRAESDREWIERAWAADVPILGICYGMQRLNALAGGTIYGDVEREQEGAQTHSQKRGATTHPVDIQSDRLREYLGTDTVTVNTRHLQAIADVGAGFSVAATAPDGVIEAIEHESGKIFGVQFHPERMGEAMQPLFQWLVAEAVPSSTAPA; this is encoded by the coding sequence ATGGCTCCTCGTATTGGCATCACAACTTCGTACGATGAGGGCACGCAGAGCCTGGACCGACGCTACATCACAGCGGTGGAGCGCGCGGGGGGGCAGCCCCTTCCCCTTCCGATGGGGGAGGCAGAGACCTCCTATGCTGGGCTTGTTGAGGTGCTCAATGGACTCGTAGTGATTGGCGGGCCGGCTGTCACGGAAGGTCTCGTTGGCACTCTCCCCGATGAGTTGGGCACGCTGGGGTCGGTGCGGGCGGAGTCCGATCGAGAATGGATTGAGCGGGCCTGGGCGGCCGATGTGCCGATTCTGGGCATCTGCTACGGGATGCAGCGCCTCAACGCCCTGGCGGGGGGAACCATCTATGGAGACGTAGAACGTGAACAGGAGGGGGCGCAGACCCACAGCCAGAAGCGTGGCGCTACGACGCACCCCGTCGATATACAGTCGGACCGGCTGCGCGAGTACTTGGGCACCGATACGGTGACCGTCAACACGCGACACCTGCAGGCCATTGCCGACGTCGGGGCCGGGTTCTCGGTTGCAGCCACAGCACCAGATGGGGTGATCGAGGCCATCGAGCATGAAAGCGGCAAGATTTTTGGCGTACAGTTCCATCCTGAGCGCATGGGCGAGGCCATGCAGCCGCTCTTTCAGTGGCTCGTTGCCGAGGCAGTCCCCTCTTCCACTGCTCCTGCATGA
- a CDS encoding class I SAM-dependent methyltransferase — MESAAPNAPSDHLLRMLAAVPVSSSILDLGCGEGRHTEPLLRLGFPVHACDPRDDAVAATRDRVGELLEEGTAETTVQVTPLDAIEYPDETFNWVVADRAEVYASTDEALRTVLEESRRILAPGGWLYLTLPTHPSEEDPDSLTSNGSAFSIETLEKLRKEARLAEAREPSRIEGEEEPARIRALYRRVDPQTPM; from the coding sequence ATGGAATCTGCCGCCCCGAATGCCCCATCCGACCACCTGCTGCGAATGCTCGCCGCCGTCCCGGTGTCGAGCTCCATTTTGGATCTCGGATGTGGAGAGGGACGTCACACCGAGCCGCTCCTGCGACTTGGGTTTCCCGTACACGCATGTGATCCCCGCGACGATGCCGTGGCCGCCACTCGCGACCGCGTGGGCGAATTGCTAGAAGAGGGCACGGCGGAGACCACCGTGCAGGTGACGCCCCTCGACGCCATCGAGTACCCGGATGAAACCTTTAACTGGGTCGTAGCCGATCGGGCAGAGGTCTACGCGTCGACCGATGAGGCCCTTCGCACGGTCCTGGAGGAAAGCCGACGCATCCTTGCTCCTGGGGGATGGCTGTACTTGACCCTGCCGACGCATCCGTCGGAGGAAGATCCCGATTCCCTCACCTCCAACGGGAGTGCATTTTCTATCGAGACGTTGGAGAAGCTTCGCAAGGAGGCACGGCTGGCCGAAGCGCGCGAGCCGTCCCGAATTGAAGGGGAAGAGGAACCGGCCCGGATCCGAGCCCTCTATCGGCGCGTCGACCCTCAAACTCCGATGTAA
- a CDS encoding diacylglycerol kinase family protein, giving the protein MRTHVIVNPAAGNGRVRRLWPRLESRLREASADLSVEWTPGPGAATELVRSALRDGEERIVAVGGDGTLHEVVNGFFAADGAPLAPAACLVPIPCGTGTDFRRALSIPTGVEAVELLEKGQTEWIDLLRLHYTAPDGSRTQRYALNIASFGLSSRVVRAVARSWSALPGSLRYPVALLRALRAHRSCPVDLTLDDTPLEISGIHLVAVANGHAFGGGIQIAPKARFDDGDLDVTILRDVPVWTLLRRIYRFYSGTHLTLEGVTAARGQHFTARPQTDTPVWLEADGELLGQLPVTVEVVPEALQIQF; this is encoded by the coding sequence ATGCGGACCCATGTGATCGTCAATCCGGCGGCTGGAAACGGTCGGGTGCGACGACTCTGGCCTCGGCTGGAGTCGCGGCTGCGGGAGGCCTCTGCGGACCTGTCGGTCGAATGGACCCCGGGACCCGGGGCGGCGACGGAACTGGTTCGATCCGCCCTGCGCGACGGCGAGGAGCGGATCGTAGCGGTGGGAGGCGATGGGACACTCCATGAGGTCGTCAATGGCTTTTTTGCGGCGGACGGCGCCCCGCTCGCTCCCGCTGCCTGCCTCGTTCCGATTCCTTGTGGTACCGGCACTGATTTCCGCCGGGCCTTGAGCATCCCGACGGGTGTGGAGGCTGTGGAACTGCTTGAGAAGGGGCAGACGGAATGGATCGATCTCCTTCGGCTCCACTATACCGCGCCCGACGGGTCTCGCACTCAGCGCTACGCCCTCAACATCGCATCCTTCGGTCTCAGCAGCCGTGTGGTACGGGCCGTTGCCCGAAGCTGGAGCGCCCTGCCTGGATCGCTTCGCTATCCTGTGGCCCTCCTCCGCGCCCTCAGGGCGCACCGCTCGTGTCCCGTCGATCTTACGCTGGACGATACCCCGCTGGAGATATCGGGCATTCACCTCGTCGCGGTGGCCAACGGTCACGCGTTTGGGGGAGGCATCCAGATTGCGCCCAAAGCGCGATTCGACGACGGGGATCTCGACGTAACGATTCTTCGGGACGTTCCGGTGTGGACGCTTTTGCGCCGTATATACCGTTTCTATTCGGGGACGCATCTGACTCTGGAGGGGGTGACGGCAGCGCGAGGACAGCACTTTACGGCCCGTCCTCAAACTGACACGCCGGTGTGGCTGGAGGCCGACGGGGAGCTATTGGGGCAGCTGCCGGTGACAGTAGAAGTGGTGCCCGAGGCTCTTCAGATTCAGTTTTGA
- a CDS encoding Smr/MutS family protein, protein MATPQLDDDGSVVTLDLHGATVDEAIDMTYRTLRLAKERGRSRLKLIHGSSTTVNRHSRTIKSALHDLLDRGKLGAHATNVIRSQNTLVLALDLTASTDNTLIRLRDVQP, encoded by the coding sequence ATGGCGACTCCTCAATTGGATGACGATGGAAGCGTTGTAACCCTTGATTTGCATGGGGCTACGGTCGACGAGGCGATTGATATGACGTACCGTACGCTCCGCTTGGCGAAGGAGCGGGGGCGCTCTCGGCTCAAACTCATTCACGGATCCTCTACAACCGTGAACCGGCATAGCCGCACCATCAAGAGCGCCCTCCACGACCTGCTAGACCGGGGCAAGCTTGGGGCCCACGCGACGAACGTGATTCGTTCTCAGAATACGCTTGTTCTGGCCCTTGACCTGACGGCCTCCACGGACAATACCCTCATTCGGTTGCGAGATGTACAGCCGTAG